Proteins encoded within one genomic window of Kibdelosporangium phytohabitans:
- a CDS encoding aminoglycoside phosphotransferase family protein: protein MTVETAPTIDAALARRLVDTQFPQWAGLPLVLHAPAGSDHVIYRLGEQLSVRLPRHAGAIKQARKEAEWLPRLAPHLPLAVPELVGVGEADFGYPWPWAVSRWLDGEVATVDALSGSHEAAGALAEFLTALHRFDAATTEDLTGQPLAARDTATRSAITEVGDAFDTAAMTELWDAALAAPEWDRPPVWFHGDFHTGNLLATNGRLSAVIDFGELGVGDPACDLIIAYTLMSAETRATFRATLDVDDATWTRGRGWALATGLNAYVCYADVNPRVAAQTTRQITQALADGDPGHRSTSR from the coding sequence TTGACCGTCGAAACAGCCCCGACCATCGACGCAGCGCTGGCGAGGCGGCTGGTCGACACGCAGTTCCCGCAGTGGGCCGGGTTGCCGCTGGTTCTGCACGCCCCGGCTGGCTCGGATCATGTGATCTACCGGCTGGGTGAGCAGCTGTCCGTTCGGTTGCCTCGCCATGCCGGTGCGATCAAGCAGGCGAGGAAGGAAGCCGAGTGGTTGCCCCGGCTTGCCCCGCACCTGCCTCTCGCCGTCCCCGAACTGGTGGGGGTCGGAGAAGCGGACTTCGGCTATCCGTGGCCGTGGGCGGTGTCGCGCTGGCTGGACGGTGAGGTCGCGACCGTCGACGCCCTCTCCGGTTCGCACGAGGCCGCCGGTGCGCTGGCCGAGTTCCTGACCGCACTGCACCGGTTCGACGCCGCAACGACCGAGGACCTCACCGGCCAGCCGCTGGCCGCACGGGACACGGCGACGCGGTCGGCCATCACGGAAGTCGGTGACGCGTTCGACACCGCGGCGATGACCGAGCTGTGGGACGCGGCCCTCGCCGCCCCCGAATGGGACCGTCCCCCGGTGTGGTTCCACGGCGATTTCCACACCGGCAACCTCTTGGCGACCAACGGCCGTCTCAGCGCTGTCATCGACTTCGGTGAACTCGGTGTGGGTGATCCGGCGTGCGACCTGATCATCGCCTACACCCTCATGTCTGCCGAGACGCGTGCCACCTTCCGCGCCACGCTCGATGTGGACGATGCCACCTGGACTCGCGGTCGCGGCTGGGCCCTGGCCACCGGTCTGAACGCCTATGTCTGCTACGCCGACGTCAACCCCCGCGTCGCCGCACAGACCACCCGCCAGATCACCCAGGCCCTCGCCGACGGAGATCCCGGCCACCGTTCTACTTCTCGGTAG
- a CDS encoding GNAT family N-acetyltransferase produces the protein MADPQHLVAPTYAIREAHDDDWPQIWSIIRDVITEQQTIAYDPGMSEHDAKQMWLLPAPARVVVAADGHRVAGTANMYANRPGPGSHIASGTLMVAEQARGTGVGRALTTDMIDWARRDGFAAIQFNAVVETNTAAVRLYESLGFVTLGTAPGAFRHPTRGAVGLRIMWLDL, from the coding sequence ATGGCTGACCCGCAGCATCTTGTCGCGCCGACCTACGCGATCCGCGAGGCACACGACGACGACTGGCCACAGATATGGTCGATCATCCGTGACGTCATCACCGAACAGCAGACCATCGCCTACGACCCCGGCATGAGCGAACACGACGCCAAGCAGATGTGGCTGTTGCCCGCGCCGGCGAGAGTGGTTGTGGCCGCCGACGGGCACCGGGTGGCCGGTACCGCGAACATGTACGCCAATCGGCCAGGTCCCGGAAGCCACATCGCTTCCGGCACCCTGATGGTCGCCGAACAGGCACGCGGCACAGGCGTGGGACGAGCCCTCACCACCGACATGATCGACTGGGCCCGGCGAGACGGATTCGCGGCCATCCAGTTCAACGCCGTCGTCGAGACGAACACGGCCGCCGTGCGCCTCTACGAGAGTCTCGGATTCGTCACACTCGGCACGGCTCCTGGAGCATTCCGCCACCCCACGCGGGGAGCCGTCGGCCTCCGCATCATGTGGCTGGATCTGTGA
- a CDS encoding bleomycin resistance protein — MTEKTIPRLMAQSIEPVAGFYTALGFEITFRQTAPYQFLSVKRGGIELNFYGDKKFDPASSTHGCLVDTDDVDYLYAAFTEGLRETFGSVPTQGLPRVGALKDMSYGSRQFLVTDPGGNTIQIAQPISENQRHRPLPKATFDRAIHMGSLFVDSKQDLELAVKVLDRALHRTDEEPTAVQLVKLLVLRAEVAARQGEPALAREMLDRVKAAGVGGPELADDLRRAAELEAGL; from the coding sequence ATGACGGAGAAGACGATTCCCAGGCTGATGGCCCAGTCGATCGAGCCGGTGGCCGGCTTCTACACCGCGTTGGGGTTCGAGATCACGTTCCGGCAGACGGCGCCCTACCAGTTTCTGAGCGTGAAGCGCGGGGGCATCGAGCTGAACTTCTACGGTGACAAGAAGTTCGATCCGGCGTCCTCCACGCATGGTTGCCTGGTCGACACCGACGACGTCGACTACCTGTACGCGGCCTTCACCGAAGGGCTGCGGGAGACCTTCGGGTCAGTGCCCACCCAGGGACTGCCTCGGGTGGGTGCGTTGAAGGACATGAGTTACGGGTCGCGACAGTTCCTGGTGACCGACCCCGGTGGGAACACGATCCAGATCGCCCAGCCGATCAGCGAGAACCAGCGGCACCGGCCGTTGCCGAAGGCGACGTTCGACCGCGCGATCCACATGGGCTCGCTGTTCGTGGACTCCAAACAGGACCTGGAGCTGGCGGTGAAGGTTCTCGACCGGGCACTGCACCGGACCGACGAGGAGCCGACCGCGGTCCAGCTCGTGAAGCTGCTCGTCCTCCGGGCCGAGGTGGCGGCCCGCCAAGGTGAACCGGCCCTGGCCCGGGAAATGCTGGACCGCGTCAAAGCCGCCGGGGTTGGCGGACCGGAACTGGCTGACGACCTCCGGCGGGCCGCGGAACTCGAAGCCGGGCTGTGA
- a CDS encoding zinc-binding dehydrogenase, translating to MVRAAAGGSGPAPGVAVTTFGWRHGWAELRAVDTANLAVVPDGVDAASTLPVAGVTALQALRGPGPVIGRRVLVTGASGGVGGFAVQLAARAGAEVVASVGNPARAEQLTELGAAQVVTDLSDITKPVFGVLDNGGGSQLTQAFALVEPGGRALSIGKASGASTTIDFEAERLRGGGRAVAPFVVSTPFGTDLDHLVGLLCRGQLDPQTGWRGPWQRAAEAADMLLSRRVLGKAVLDVVHE from the coding sequence GTGGTCCGAGCCGCGGCCGGCGGCTCCGGGCCGGCGCCTGGTGTCGCGGTCACGACCTTCGGCTGGCGGCACGGCTGGGCCGAACTGCGTGCGGTCGACACCGCGAACCTCGCGGTCGTGCCGGACGGCGTGGATGCGGCCAGCACCCTGCCCGTCGCGGGGGTCACCGCGCTTCAGGCGCTGCGCGGACCCGGCCCGGTCATCGGCCGGCGGGTCCTCGTGACCGGCGCGTCCGGCGGCGTGGGCGGGTTCGCCGTCCAGCTCGCGGCACGAGCCGGCGCGGAGGTCGTCGCGTCGGTCGGCAACCCTGCTCGCGCCGAACAGCTGACCGAACTCGGGGCTGCACAGGTGGTCACCGACCTCTCGGACATCACGAAACCGGTCTTCGGGGTGCTCGACAACGGTGGCGGCAGCCAGCTCACCCAGGCCTTCGCCCTCGTCGAGCCCGGTGGCCGGGCCCTGAGCATCGGCAAGGCGTCCGGGGCGTCGACGACCATCGACTTCGAGGCCGAGCGACTGCGTGGCGGCGGCCGCGCGGTGGCGCCGTTCGTCGTCTCCACCCCGTTCGGCACCGACCTCGACCACCTCGTCGGCCTGCTGTGCCGGGGACAGCTCGACCCGCAGACGGGGTGGCGCGGCCCCTGGCAGCGGGCGGCCGAAGCCGCCGACATGCTGCTGTCCCGACGAGTGCTCGGCAAAGCCGTCCTCGACGTCGTCCACGAGTGA
- a CDS encoding LLM class F420-dependent oxidoreductase: MELGVQGLNAKATLGPAQTRLLARRAEALGYASWWVGEHVVLPSPRTADSPMAPTDPILDPLVHLAYVAAVTTTIELGTGILILPQRNPVVLAKQAASLDILSEGRLLLGVGAGYLEPEMTAVGVDMAGRGRRTDEYLDAMAALWTQQAPAYRGRYVAFADVDAHPRPARPGGPRIIVGGHSPAAFRRAVARGHGWFGNGTQDELVAHLAGLRRAAAEVERPPELGRLEITYMQLNPVTVDADAARRYADLGVDRLVVYPLPLDDPADVATFLERHADLPR; encoded by the coding sequence GTGGAACTGGGAGTGCAGGGGCTCAACGCGAAGGCGACGCTGGGTCCGGCCCAGACGCGGCTGCTGGCGCGCCGAGCCGAGGCGTTGGGGTACGCGTCGTGGTGGGTGGGTGAGCACGTGGTGCTGCCCAGTCCCCGCACGGCGGACTCACCAATGGCGCCCACCGATCCGATCCTGGATCCGTTGGTGCACCTCGCCTACGTCGCCGCCGTCACTACGACGATCGAGCTGGGCACGGGGATCCTGATCCTGCCCCAGCGCAATCCGGTCGTGCTCGCCAAGCAGGCCGCCAGCTTGGACATACTGAGCGAGGGCCGGTTGCTGCTCGGGGTTGGCGCGGGCTACCTCGAACCGGAGATGACAGCGGTCGGGGTCGACATGGCGGGGCGGGGACGGCGGACCGACGAGTACCTGGACGCGATGGCCGCGTTGTGGACCCAACAGGCCCCTGCCTACCGCGGCCGATACGTGGCGTTCGCAGATGTCGACGCGCACCCACGCCCGGCGCGGCCGGGTGGTCCCCGGATCATCGTGGGCGGCCATAGCCCCGCCGCCTTCCGTCGGGCCGTCGCGCGTGGTCACGGCTGGTTCGGCAACGGCACCCAGGACGAGCTGGTCGCGCACCTCGCTGGCCTGCGCCGGGCTGCCGCCGAGGTCGAGCGGCCGCCGGAGCTCGGCCGCCTGGAGATCACCTACATGCAGCTCAACCCGGTGACGGTGGACGCGGACGCGGCCCGCCGCTACGCCGACCTCGGTGTCGACCGGCTGGTGGTCTACCCGCTGCCCCTCGACGACCCGGCGGACGTGGCCACGTTCCTGGAACGTCACGCCGACCTACCCCGCTGA
- a CDS encoding LysR substrate-binding domain-containing protein, translating to MDAHLRDLRYFVAVAEELSFTKAASERLFISQPALSKQIRQLEAGLRVKLLTRDRRTVTLTKAGEVMLSQARLVLAQWERTQCAVAEAAAAGDTTLTVGFQTRIGRGLIPAVTTRMAHVLPEWTLLFRQVSWRDPTAGLSDAEVDVAIAWLPVPDDGQLDWRVVATEQRWVALPAGHRLEARPTVTLAELEGEPFIALPAAAGPLRGFWLAADERTTEPRIAAEAATAEETFEAVAAGLGVALLAAGNAEIYRRDDVICRPVTDIPPSELAVVWRRHDGRRAVRVFVDACHRCLCAP from the coding sequence ATGGACGCTCACCTACGCGATCTCCGGTACTTCGTCGCGGTCGCGGAAGAGCTCAGCTTCACGAAAGCGGCAAGCGAGCGGTTGTTCATCTCCCAACCCGCGCTGAGCAAGCAGATCCGGCAGTTGGAGGCCGGCCTGCGGGTCAAGCTCCTCACCCGCGACCGGCGCACGGTGACACTGACCAAGGCCGGGGAAGTCATGCTGTCGCAGGCCCGGCTCGTCCTCGCGCAGTGGGAACGCACCCAGTGCGCGGTCGCCGAAGCTGCCGCCGCCGGCGACACCACGCTGACCGTGGGGTTCCAGACCAGGATCGGTCGCGGGCTCATCCCGGCAGTCACCACGCGAATGGCGCACGTGCTACCGGAGTGGACACTGCTGTTCCGCCAGGTGTCCTGGCGCGACCCGACAGCAGGGCTCAGCGACGCCGAAGTCGACGTCGCGATCGCGTGGCTTCCCGTGCCGGACGACGGCCAGCTGGACTGGCGAGTGGTCGCGACCGAACAACGGTGGGTGGCACTGCCCGCCGGACACCGGCTCGAGGCGCGGCCCACCGTCACCCTCGCGGAGCTGGAAGGCGAGCCGTTCATCGCACTCCCCGCCGCGGCCGGCCCACTTCGCGGCTTCTGGCTGGCCGCCGACGAACGCACGACCGAACCCCGGATCGCCGCCGAGGCGGCTACCGCGGAGGAGACGTTCGAAGCGGTGGCCGCCGGACTCGGTGTGGCGTTGCTGGCCGCCGGCAACGCGGAGATCTACCGCCGCGACGACGTGATCTGCCGCCCGGTCACCGACATCCCACCCAGCGAACTCGCGGTCGTCTGGCGCCGCCACGACGGCAGACGAGCCGTTCGCGTCTTCGTCGACGCGTGCCACCGGTGCCTGTGCGCGCCCTGA
- a CDS encoding DUF429 domain-containing protein has translation MIRASAQERRRLLTDAGIPLDSDLGEAGRKAGVDDILDAAICAWTAQRFARGHARSFA, from the coding sequence ATGATCCGCGCCAGCGCCCAGGAACGACGGCGACTTCTCACTGACGCCGGAATCCCGTTGGACAGCGATCTCGGCGAAGCCGGGCGGAAAGCCGGCGTGGACGACATCCTCGACGCCGCCATCTGCGCCTGGACAGCACAACGCTTCGCGCGAGGCCATGCGCGATCCTTTGCCTGA
- a CDS encoding dihydrofolate reductase family protein yields the protein MPVFVVTHRPPPAGWAATTAPFTFVSDGVENAIAQACEVAGHRDVGVGPGGTVADALSAGQLDELRMDIVPVVLGAGGSRCRHTRADRA from the coding sequence GTGCCGGTGTTCGTCGTCACCCACCGCCCACCGCCAGCCGGTTGGGCGGCCACAACGGCGCCGTTCACGTTCGTCAGTGACGGCGTGGAGAACGCGATCGCACAGGCCTGTGAGGTGGCAGGGCATCGTGACGTCGGTGTCGGCCCCGGCGGCACCGTGGCCGACGCGCTGAGCGCCGGCCAGCTCGACGAGCTGCGGATGGACATCGTGCCGGTGGTTCTCGGTGCCGGTGGTTCTCGGTGCCGGCACACCCGTGCTGACCGGGCTTGA
- a CDS encoding ArsR/SmtB family transcription factor — translation MVGSDTLDVTFAALADPTRRAILARLATGDATVTELAAPFAMSQPAISKHLRVLERAGLVSRGRDAQRRPCRLVAEPLRTATDWLADYRDYWETSYQRLDALLGDLQDGET, via the coding sequence ATGGTTGGAAGCGACACGCTGGACGTGACGTTCGCGGCACTGGCCGACCCCACCCGGCGGGCCATCCTGGCCCGGCTCGCGACCGGTGACGCCACGGTCACCGAACTGGCCGCGCCATTCGCGATGAGCCAGCCAGCCATCTCCAAACACCTGCGGGTGCTCGAACGAGCCGGCCTGGTCAGTCGTGGCCGCGACGCGCAACGCCGGCCGTGCCGGCTGGTGGCCGAGCCGCTCAGGACGGCCACGGACTGGCTGGCCGACTACCGCGACTACTGGGAAACGAGCTACCAGCGACTGGATGCCCTGCTCGGCGACCTGCAGGACGGCGAAACGTGA
- a CDS encoding SRPBCC domain-containing protein: protein MTSPHPGLGLRVVASGTTDLVLTRTFAAPAALVFAALTQPELLRRWHGARGWQLTVCEVDPRPGGAWRFVSTGPAGAEMEIYGLFHDVVPPVRLVQTEIHRDWADGEALVTTVLDETDGHTAMTVTARYSSSEIRDAVVRSPMERGAGEGYDRLAALLATLIHERRHP from the coding sequence GTGACATCTCCACACCCCGGCCTCGGGCTGCGGGTCGTCGCGTCCGGGACCACCGACCTCGTCCTCACCCGCACGTTCGCCGCTCCCGCGGCACTGGTCTTCGCCGCGCTCACCCAACCGGAACTGCTCCGCCGCTGGCACGGCGCCCGCGGCTGGCAGCTCACCGTCTGCGAGGTCGACCCGCGCCCTGGCGGTGCCTGGCGGTTCGTCTCCACCGGCCCGGCTGGCGCCGAGATGGAGATCTACGGACTGTTCCACGACGTCGTGCCGCCGGTGCGCCTGGTACAGACTGAGATCCACCGCGACTGGGCCGACGGTGAGGCACTGGTCACCACCGTTCTGGACGAGACAGACGGACACACCGCCATGACCGTCACCGCACGGTATTCCTCGTCCGAGATCCGCGACGCGGTCGTGCGCAGCCCGATGGAACGCGGCGCCGGCGAAGGATACGACCGCCTAGCCGCCCTGCTTGCCACCCTCATCCACGAAAGGCGCCATCCATGA
- a CDS encoding VOC family protein, with product MTDASAPANEISKDSGNPPVPPGTLLLELVPVPVTDIERAKAFYQDQLGFRLDVDVNPKPGVRIVQLTPPGSACSITLAEGLPTLDMPPGTLRGLHLVVADIEASRAELVERGVEIGEVEDLGGVFYAHFADPDGNTWCLQHMPWR from the coding sequence ATGACCGACGCGTCCGCCCCCGCCAACGAGATCTCCAAGGATTCCGGCAACCCACCCGTGCCGCCCGGCACGCTGTTGCTGGAGCTGGTTCCGGTGCCGGTCACCGATATCGAACGGGCCAAAGCCTTCTACCAGGACCAGCTCGGGTTCCGCCTCGACGTCGACGTCAACCCGAAGCCCGGTGTCCGCATCGTCCAACTCACCCCGCCCGGTTCGGCATGCTCGATCACCCTCGCCGAAGGTCTCCCCACCCTCGACATGCCGCCGGGAACGCTGCGCGGTCTGCACCTGGTGGTCGCCGACATCGAGGCGTCCCGCGCTGAACTCGTCGAACGCGGCGTCGAGATCGGCGAGGTCGAGGACCTCGGCGGAGTGTTCTACGCGCACTTCGCCGACCCCGACGGCAATACCTGGTGCCTGCAGCACATGCCCTGGCGTTGA
- a CDS encoding GDSL-type esterase/lipase family protein: MIATPVTAAFVHGVAELEETGGRLRVHRLPGWARTQFPDPQLLMMQTQPSGARLVMTTAARTVELTVQPTRIAYRGAGRPRGSIDLVVDGELLANDELTGGDTVEIDMATGETEVHAGPPHTTVFTGLPGGAKLVEVWLPHNETVDLVGLRTDEPVRAAEPAGPIWLHHGSSISQGSAATAPTGIWPVVAARRGGVELRNLGFGGSAIVDQFTARVMRDAPADLISVKLGINVVNIDAMRLRAFVPAVHGFLDTIRDGHPDTPLVLISPIFCAIHEDTPGPGGFDPERFEFFATGDPAEQRRGALTLRVIRGALAELAGRRAHDTRLHYLDGTTLYGEKDAAEQPLPDALHPDGATHRLIGERFADYAFAAGGPFSPH, translated from the coding sequence ATGATCGCCACGCCGGTGACCGCCGCGTTCGTCCACGGTGTCGCTGAACTCGAGGAAACCGGCGGTCGTCTGCGTGTGCACCGGTTGCCGGGGTGGGCGCGCACGCAGTTCCCCGATCCGCAGCTGCTGATGATGCAAACGCAGCCCTCCGGCGCCCGGCTGGTCATGACGACCGCCGCACGCACCGTGGAGCTGACCGTCCAGCCCACGCGAATCGCCTACCGTGGCGCGGGTCGCCCGCGAGGCAGCATCGATCTCGTCGTCGACGGTGAGCTTCTCGCGAACGACGAACTCACCGGCGGGGACACCGTCGAGATCGACATGGCCACCGGGGAAACCGAGGTCCACGCCGGTCCCCCGCACACGACCGTCTTCACCGGACTGCCCGGCGGCGCGAAGCTGGTGGAGGTGTGGTTGCCGCACAACGAAACAGTTGATCTGGTCGGGCTACGCACCGACGAGCCGGTCCGTGCGGCCGAGCCGGCCGGACCGATCTGGCTGCACCACGGCAGTTCGATCAGCCAGGGCTCGGCCGCGACCGCGCCGACCGGGATCTGGCCGGTGGTCGCCGCCCGCCGGGGCGGGGTGGAGCTGCGCAACCTCGGGTTCGGCGGCAGCGCGATCGTCGACCAGTTCACCGCACGCGTGATGCGGGACGCCCCGGCTGACCTGATCAGCGTGAAGCTCGGCATCAACGTGGTGAACATCGACGCGATGCGGCTGCGCGCGTTCGTCCCCGCCGTGCACGGTTTCCTCGACACGATCCGCGACGGGCACCCGGACACGCCGCTCGTGCTGATCTCGCCGATCTTCTGCGCGATCCACGAGGACACCCCGGGGCCGGGCGGCTTCGACCCCGAACGCTTCGAGTTCTTCGCCACGGGAGACCCAGCGGAGCAGCGACGCGGCGCGCTGACCCTGAGGGTCATCCGCGGCGCGCTGGCGGAACTGGCCGGGCGCAGGGCGCACGACACGCGACTGCACTACCTCGACGGAACCACGCTCTACGGCGAGAAGGACGCCGCCGAGCAGCCATTGCCCGACGCGCTCCACCCGGACGGGGCCACGCACCGGCTGATCGGCGAACGGTTCGCCGACTACGCCTTCGCCGCCGGCGGTCCGTTCTCGCCGCACTGA
- a CDS encoding TetR/AcrR family transcriptional regulator, which produces MRVSRAEARERNRRALLDAALQVVSRDGYRAKLEEIAERADLTTGAIYSLFGSKNGLVVALVTDYLRPHYEEIEQAVPAGLELLEAVDAFARHYRRSCDAPHALAGLTLQITLQHMTLHDPQLRTQLAAAIREHEEHLTGLFTGRPHNGSIVTPHQAQRLATALRALFVGLSQGVVLGLADEADEQYFSDAACALASDASRLVRQPGPVPRDR; this is translated from the coding sequence ATGAGAGTGTCGAGGGCGGAGGCCAGGGAACGCAACCGGCGTGCGCTGCTGGATGCCGCGCTGCAGGTTGTTTCCCGGGACGGGTACCGAGCCAAGCTCGAGGAGATCGCCGAGCGAGCAGACCTGACCACCGGCGCCATCTACTCGCTGTTCGGCAGCAAGAACGGCCTGGTCGTCGCCCTCGTCACGGACTACCTGCGGCCGCACTACGAGGAGATCGAGCAGGCGGTACCCGCTGGGCTCGAGCTGTTGGAGGCGGTCGACGCCTTCGCCCGTCACTACCGGCGCAGCTGTGACGCCCCTCACGCTCTGGCCGGCCTGACGCTTCAGATCACCTTGCAGCACATGACCCTGCACGACCCGCAACTGCGGACTCAGCTAGCCGCCGCCATCCGCGAGCACGAAGAGCATCTGACCGGCCTGTTCACCGGAAGACCGCACAACGGGAGCATCGTGACCCCGCACCAGGCGCAACGCCTGGCCACCGCGCTCAGGGCACTGTTCGTCGGCCTCAGCCAGGGAGTCGTTCTCGGCCTCGCCGACGAAGCCGACGAGCAGTACTTCTCCGACGCCGCGTGCGCCCTCGCGTCCGACGCGTCCCGGCTCGTCAGGCAACCCGGCCCAGTGCCGCGGGATCGGTGA
- a CDS encoding class II histone deacetylase, with amino-acid sequence MATGYLYHELYEWHDTGTHASLLPADSRRGLQPFRHFENADPKRRAHALVVTSGLINRLTRLTPRRATDEEILLVHTAHHLQRLTKANDTGGDAGDGGTPFGRGSFDIARLALGGLIDSVKAVADRYVDNAYALFRPPGHHAVPDSGMGFCMLANIAVAVRAVRRSHDVRRVAVVDIDVHHGNGTQTVFWEDPDVLTLSLHQDQAFPKNSGFLTERGGGAGFGHNLNLPLPPGTGNGGYSEAMRRVVLPALRRFRPELIMVAAGFDASALDPLGRMMLTATGFRQIATMLVDAADELSDGRIVCAHEGGYAEAYVPFCTHAVIETLARVERPFEDPFRFDTLGQQELQPHQKAAIKAAEKLVKDVQHP; translated from the coding sequence ATGGCGACTGGTTACTTGTACCACGAACTGTACGAGTGGCATGACACCGGAACGCATGCGAGCCTGCTGCCAGCCGACTCACGGCGTGGACTGCAACCGTTCCGGCACTTCGAGAACGCTGATCCCAAACGCCGCGCGCACGCGTTGGTGGTGACGAGCGGTCTGATCAACCGGTTGACGCGCCTGACACCCCGCCGGGCCACCGATGAGGAGATCCTCCTCGTCCACACGGCGCACCACCTCCAGCGGTTGACGAAGGCGAACGACACTGGTGGCGACGCGGGTGACGGCGGCACCCCGTTCGGACGGGGATCCTTCGACATCGCGCGCCTGGCACTCGGCGGTTTGATCGACTCCGTGAAGGCTGTGGCCGACCGCTACGTGGACAACGCCTACGCTTTGTTCCGTCCGCCGGGCCACCACGCGGTTCCTGATTCCGGCATGGGTTTCTGCATGCTGGCCAACATCGCCGTCGCGGTGCGGGCCGTGCGGCGGTCGCACGATGTCAGGCGGGTCGCGGTCGTGGACATCGACGTACACCACGGCAACGGCACTCAGACGGTGTTCTGGGAAGACCCCGATGTGCTGACGCTGTCCCTGCACCAGGACCAGGCTTTCCCCAAGAATTCCGGGTTCCTGACCGAACGGGGTGGTGGCGCGGGTTTCGGCCACAACCTGAACCTGCCGCTGCCGCCCGGTACCGGCAACGGCGGCTACTCCGAGGCGATGCGACGAGTCGTTTTGCCCGCGCTGCGTCGGTTCCGGCCGGAGCTGATCATGGTCGCGGCGGGCTTCGACGCGAGCGCCCTGGACCCGCTGGGGCGGATGATGCTGACAGCCACCGGTTTCCGCCAGATCGCCACCATGCTCGTTGACGCCGCGGACGAGTTGAGCGACGGCCGGATCGTCTGCGCACACGAAGGTGGCTACGCCGAAGCCTATGTGCCGTTCTGCACCCACGCGGTGATCGAGACGCTCGCACGCGTTGAGCGGCCTTTCGAGGACCCTTTCCGGTTCGACACCCTGGGTCAGCAGGAACTCCAGCCGCACCAGAAGGCCGCGATCAAGGCGGCGGAGAAGCTCGTCAAGGACGTCCAGCACCCCTGA
- a CDS encoding DUF6292 family protein translates to MTDLWPVEDRNWEMSLGLAGYLRAVADAVGVPAEGTTFEISDTATAYVALARRWSARPSRDLMLVWSERTGWAVSVETDPAEAPITIARLHGDPLPKPETVARFVADAVDHRRGGAQSPAAPTPSTRAVLARGLARYIT, encoded by the coding sequence ATGACGGACCTCTGGCCAGTCGAAGACCGCAACTGGGAGATGTCTCTGGGACTGGCCGGTTACCTGCGTGCTGTGGCCGACGCCGTCGGCGTCCCGGCCGAGGGCACCACCTTCGAGATCAGCGACACCGCCACCGCGTACGTCGCCCTCGCGCGACGCTGGTCCGCCCGGCCGAGCCGGGACCTGATGCTCGTGTGGAGCGAACGGACCGGCTGGGCCGTGTCGGTCGAGACCGATCCGGCCGAGGCGCCCATCACGATCGCCCGACTGCACGGCGACCCGCTGCCCAAACCCGAAACAGTGGCACGGTTCGTCGCCGACGCCGTCGACCACCGTCGCGGCGGAGCCCAGTCGCCGGCAGCGCCCACCCCGTCGACCCGTGCGGTCCTTGCTCGCGGGCTCGCGCGCTACATCACCTGA